CGGCGGGGGCTGTCGAAGCACTTTCGGCAATCCTGCCGGCGTTGCCGCGAAGCTTCCCGTTGCCCGTGATCGTGGTCGTTCACGTTCCATCCGACAGGCCGAGCCTTATGGTCGACCTGTTTCGTGCAAAGTGCCGGTTGCCTGTCGAGGAGGCCGAGGACAAACAGTCGCTCGAGGCCGGCACGATCTATTTTGCACCGCCGGACTATCATCTGCTCGTTGAAACGGACAGGAACCTGTCCCTTTCCTCTGATGAGCCTGTCCTCTTCTCACGCCCGTCAATCGACATACTTTTCGAAAGTGCTGCCGATGCCTTCGGGCCGGATCTTATCGCGATTGTCCTGACCGGCGCCAACCGAGATGGGGCAGACGGCCTGGCGGCTGTCCACAATGCAGGCGGAACGGTGATCGTGCAAAACCCCGAAGGCGCTCACGCTCGCGCCATGCCGGAAGCTGCAATCCAATCATGCCCGAGCGCCCTCGTCCTGTCGCTCGATGCCATTGCCGAATACTTGAAAGAGGTCTGAGAACAACTATGGAGCCCGTCCCGTTTCTACTGGTCGATGACCTCGAGGAAAATCTCATATCGCTGGAGGCACTGCTCCGCCGAGACGATCGCCTTCTCATGAAGGCGCGGTCCGGCGATCAGGCGCTTGAGATCCTGCTTCGACAAGACGTGGCGCTCGCGCTTGTCGACGTTCAGATGCCGGGTCTGGACGGTTTCGAACTTGCCGAGTTGATGCGCGGCAACGAACGCACGCGACACATTCCCATCATCTTTGTGACGGCGGGTATTGCAGACGGCCGACGCCGTTTTCGCGGCTACGAGGCTGGCGCGGTGGACTTCATCCAAAAGCCGATTGAACCGGACGTTCTGTCAAGCAAAGTCGACGTGTTCTTCGAACTGTACCGGCAAAGGCAGCAACTCGCCGCTCAACGAGATGAACTCGCTGCCCAGGCGCAGGCGCTTAAGCAGGCAGCAGAGCACAAGGATATTCTGCTGCGGGAAATCAATCACCGCATCAAGAACCTGTTCAGCCTCACCGCCGGGTTGATCTCGGTGAGCGCCAGGCAAGCCACAACCGTTTCCGATCTAGAGGCTGATCTACGGTCGCGGCTACACGCACTGTCTCGCGCCCACGAACTTACGCTGCCCGACCTTGTCGGGGAGGACGATCGCGGAGATATTGCGACGACGGTTGTGGCTCTGTTGAAGGCGATCGTTGCGCCACACGACCACGCTCACGGCTCTCGAATCCTGATCTCCGGAACGGACGCTCCCCTCGGCGACAAGGCACTGACGTCAATGGCGCTCCTTCTGCACGAACTGACCACCAACGCTGTCAAGTATGGTGCCCTTTCCGGCCCTGCGGGGCAATTGAGCATCGACCTTTCGACTTTCGACGAAGAACTTCACGTCAAGTGGAGTGAACACGGATCACATCCGTTGTCCCAGAGCTCCGAAAGGACGGGATTTGGAACAACGTTGGAGAAAGCGGCAATCTTGGGATTGAACGGATCGCTGGCGCGAAATTGGCGGACAGATGGGCTTTGTCTGGCGCTCCGCATCCCGCTAGCTAGTTTAAAAAACTGATCGGTCCCCGCAAGGACGCTTGACGCACTTTTGTTTGTGGTGTGCTGGCATAAAGCTGCTAATCGAGCAGTTTACCGGGGTTAGTGCCCATTCCCGGTTGCTCCTAAAATCGGTACTCGCCGACGTCCCATTTAATAGGTTAATCGCTCATTCTATAAGGGCGCGCGACCAGAGATATTCATTCGCCCTGCGGACAGGACTCGACGCTGCTCGGGCTTGAATTCCGGTCTGCCTGCCACACCTAAACTTTACCCGGGCCTGCGGAAATATAAACGCTCATTGTCGCAGTCCCTATCGAAACCGAGCCCGTACGGGCTCGTCCCAGCGGGGCGCATATGAGCCAACGTGAACCTGCCGACGACACGCCCTGGATTAAGAAGGCCGACGAGTTGGAGGCGCTGTTCCAATTGACGGACGGACTATACGGGGCTCCGTGGGAATCTCTGCAATAGCACCCGTTAAGGGAATTGGAAGTTCTTTGGATTGAAGCGGTTGGTTCGAATTGGCCTGAAGCGTTCAAGGGGTCTGTCAATTTCGTTCCAGAGATAGTCGCCGGTGAGCGCGATATGCGCCCATGGAAGCGGTGCGACCTGGGAGAGAAGATCGTCTGGAATGGCGATGCCTTGGCCGCGCACGTAATCGACGGCTCGGCTGAGATAAACCGTGTTCCACAGGATGATCGCGTTGACGACGAGGTTGAGGCCGGAAGCCCGGTAGGCCATGGTTTCAGCGACGCGATTGCGCAGCTCACCAAGCTGGTGGAGAAAGACGGCGCGGGCAAGGGCATGACGGCTTTCCCCTTTGTTGAGGATGGCGTGCGATCTGCGTCGCAGCTTCGTGTCGAGCAACCAGTCGCAGATGAAGATCGAGCGCTCGATGCGGCCCATTTCGCGCAGCGCCTGATTGAGCCGGTTTTGCCGGGGCGACGCGGCAAGTTTCTTGAGGATCACCGACGGCGGCACCAGACCTGCGGATTCCGATCTGAAGCCGGCCACCATTCCGATCAAAATCCGGCCATCGTTCCGATTTGAAGCCGGCCACGATTCCAATCAAAGACCGGCCGGTTTCCGGCTCTGAAGATACCCCTTGGGTCAGCAACTTTGGCATCAAGCCTCCCGGTACACGAGGAGAGTTTGATGCCAGCGAAGAGAAGGCTGACCATGCGACAATTACGACAGATGCTCCGGCTTGCCGGAAGCGGGACAAGCAGCCGAGAGATTGCGGTGATCCTCGGCGTTGCCCGCAGCACCGTCCAGGATAACCTGAAGCGGGCTGCGATGGCAGGGTTGAGCTGGCCATTGCCGGGAGAGCTGACAGACGATGCTCTTGAGTCTCGGCTTTTCGCCCGCGCCGGCGTCAAGCAGGGCCAACGGCGACGTCACGAGCCGAACTGGGCACAGCTCTCTATCGAATTGAAGAAGCCCGGCGTGACACTGCTGATCCTGTGGGAGGAATATCGCAGCGTCCATCCCGATGGTTATGGCTATAGCCGTTTCTGCGAGCTGTTCCGCGGGTTCGAGCAGCGCCTTTCGCCGACGATGCGCCAGGAGCATGCGGCCGGCGACAAGGTCTTCGTCGACTATTCCGGTAAGAGGGTGCCGATCGTCGATCGCAAGACTGGCGAAGTCCGCGAGGCGGAGCTGTTCCTTGGCGTGCTCGGCGCATCGAGCTACACCTTCGCCGAGGTGACCTGGACCCAGACCTTACCGGACTGGGTCGGCTCACATGTGCGCATGTTCGCCTTCTTCGGCGGTGTGCCCCGCCTGGTCGTGCCCGACAATCTGAAGTCCGGCGTCAGCCGCGCCAGCTTCTACGATCCCGAGATCAACCGCAGTTACGGCATGATGGCGTCCCACTATGGTGTCGGCGTTCTGCCGGCCCGACCGCGACGCCCGAAGGACAAAGCGAAGGTCGAGAACGGCATGCGCTTCGCCCAGAGTTGCCTTCTCGGCCGCTTGCGCAAACAGACGTTCTTCTCGCTCGCCGAGGCCAATGCCGCAATCGCCGACGTGCTGGAGCGCATCAACAATCATGTCATGCGCCGGTTGGGTGTCAGCCGCCGCCATCTCTTCGAGACGGTCGAACGCGCGGCGCTCGCAAGCTTGCCCGCCGAGGAGTACGAGTTCGCCGAATGGCGCTTTGCGCGGGTCTCGACGGATTACCATGCCGAGTTCAGGAGCTTCTTCTATTCCGTCCCGCACGCGCTCATTCGTCAGCAGGTCGATATCCGGGCGACCGCGCGAATGATCGAGATCTTCCATCGCGGCAAACGCGTCGCGGTCCATCAGCGCCGCTATGGCGGGCCGCGCTATGGAACAGACCCCGCGCACATGCCGAGCTCCCACCGCCGATACGCCGAATGGACGCCGGAGCGCTTCCGGCGCTGGGGCGCGTCCATCGGTCCGCAGACCGAAGGGCTGATCGTCGCCATTCTCGCCAGCCGGCCACATCCCGAGCAAGGCTTCAGAACATGCCTCGGCATCCTGCGCCTCTATCGCGACCTCGGCCGCGAGCGCGCCGAGGTCGTTTCGGCACGGGCCGTCGAGATCGGCGGCCTGACCTGCAAGACGATTGCCTCGCTCATCGCAACCCACAAGGCCCCCAGACATTCCACCGAACCCGCCGCCGTCATGGAACACGCCAATCTGCGTGGCCCCGGCTACTTCCATTGAGGAGACACCTGATAATGCTGACCAATCCCACCATCGACATGCTGCGCGAACTCGGCCTGACAGGCATGGCCAGCGCCTATCAGGAGCTCGAGGCGCAGCCGGAAGCCAGACACCTCGAGCATGGCGAATGGCTCGCTCTGCTGCTCGAACGCGAGGCGACCACGCGCCGCCAGAAGCGCTTCGAGGCAAGGGCTCGCGCCGCGAGGCTGCGCCATGATGCCCAGATCGAGAACAT
This is a stretch of genomic DNA from Ensifer adhaerens. It encodes these proteins:
- a CDS encoding chemotaxis protein CheB, encoding MTPAKAQAVIIGASAGAVEALSAILPALPRSFPLPVIVVVHVPSDRPSLMVDLFRAKCRLPVEEAEDKQSLEAGTIYFAPPDYHLLVETDRNLSLSSDEPVLFSRPSIDILFESAADAFGPDLIAIVLTGANRDGADGLAAVHNAGGTVIVQNPEGAHARAMPEAAIQSCPSALVLSLDAIAEYLKEV
- the istA gene encoding IS21 family transposase, producing the protein MPAKRRLTMRQLRQMLRLAGSGTSSREIAVILGVARSTVQDNLKRAAMAGLSWPLPGELTDDALESRLFARAGVKQGQRRRHEPNWAQLSIELKKPGVTLLILWEEYRSVHPDGYGYSRFCELFRGFEQRLSPTMRQEHAAGDKVFVDYSGKRVPIVDRKTGEVREAELFLGVLGASSYTFAEVTWTQTLPDWVGSHVRMFAFFGGVPRLVVPDNLKSGVSRASFYDPEINRSYGMMASHYGVGVLPARPRRPKDKAKVENGMRFAQSCLLGRLRKQTFFSLAEANAAIADVLERINNHVMRRLGVSRRHLFETVERAALASLPAEEYEFAEWRFARVSTDYHAEFRSFFYSVPHALIRQQVDIRATARMIEIFHRGKRVAVHQRRYGGPRYGTDPAHMPSSHRRYAEWTPERFRRWGASIGPQTEGLIVAILASRPHPEQGFRTCLGILRLYRDLGRERAEVVSARAVEIGGLTCKTIASLIATHKAPRHSTEPAAVMEHANLRGPGYFH
- a CDS encoding response regulator; protein product: MEPVPFLLVDDLEENLISLEALLRRDDRLLMKARSGDQALEILLRQDVALALVDVQMPGLDGFELAELMRGNERTRHIPIIFVTAGIADGRRRFRGYEAGAVDFIQKPIEPDVLSSKVDVFFELYRQRQQLAAQRDELAAQAQALKQAAEHKDILLREINHRIKNLFSLTAGLISVSARQATTVSDLEADLRSRLHALSRAHELTLPDLVGEDDRGDIATTVVALLKAIVAPHDHAHGSRILISGTDAPLGDKALTSMALLLHELTTNAVKYGALSGPAGQLSIDLSTFDEELHVKWSEHGSHPLSQSSERTGFGTTLEKAAILGLNGSLARNWRTDGLCLALRIPLASLKN